A single Pedobacter sp. PACM 27299 DNA region contains:
- a CDS encoding RecQ family ATP-dependent DNA helicase, whose protein sequence is MSEAEILKKYWGFETFRPLQSDIISSVLNGHDTLALLPTGGGKSLCFQIPALAREGICIVISPLIALMKDQVENLKAKGIEAVAIYAGMGKREIDILLDNCIYGKIKFLYLSPERLLSEIVRIRIAYMNVNLIAVDEAHCISQWGYDFRPPYQQIAEIRDIHPKVPILALTATATQFVRADIVDKLKFKDSKIYVQSFERKNLSYVVMDKEDKYGKLLDIVKNVKGSGLVYVRNRRETVEVASFLTRHHLAADFYHAGIEKADRFRKQDEWKKNKIRVMVATNAFGMGIDKPDVRFVVHLDLPESLEAYYQEAGRAGRDEQKAYAVLLANKSDQASLKAKYADHFPSVEDIKKTYHYLGNYFQLAFGAGEGLTFNFDLADFCKRFNVGVIKTMAALKFLEHDGYLTLSENIFLPSRVLFTAAHEDVYRFQIENAGYDPLIKAILRSYGGAFDQYVRIEENELAKKVGLSYSTAKKMISNLEEQGLLSYLPQSDQPQLQYIRPRVDFVHMDIDVKYIKLRKKIQLDQINSVLAYTDTKECRSVQLLRYFDEPDADKCGVCDVCLEEKKADDQDLRFDRIDFELVTLLQTKAQSIEDLVTGIKTGNENDRLGRIRELLDAGKIKTDGKNYYL, encoded by the coding sequence ATGAGCGAAGCCGAGATACTTAAAAAATACTGGGGGTTTGAGACTTTCAGACCACTCCAATCAGACATCATCAGTTCCGTTTTAAATGGCCATGATACTTTAGCGTTGTTGCCAACCGGCGGAGGTAAGTCCCTTTGCTTTCAGATACCTGCATTGGCCAGGGAAGGGATTTGTATTGTCATTTCGCCCCTCATTGCTTTGATGAAAGATCAGGTGGAAAACCTGAAAGCCAAAGGTATTGAGGCGGTCGCGATCTATGCAGGGATGGGAAAAAGAGAAATCGATATCCTGCTCGACAATTGTATTTATGGTAAGATTAAGTTTTTATACTTGTCGCCGGAAAGATTATTATCAGAAATTGTACGCATTCGTATTGCTTACATGAATGTGAATTTAATTGCGGTAGATGAAGCGCATTGTATTTCCCAATGGGGATATGATTTTCGGCCACCCTATCAGCAGATCGCTGAAATCCGTGATATCCATCCTAAAGTACCGATTCTGGCCTTAACTGCTACTGCTACGCAGTTTGTGCGGGCAGATATTGTCGATAAACTAAAATTTAAAGACAGCAAAATCTATGTGCAGAGTTTTGAGCGTAAGAACCTGAGCTATGTGGTGATGGACAAAGAGGATAAATATGGAAAACTCCTGGATATCGTGAAAAACGTGAAGGGGAGTGGTTTGGTATATGTTAGGAATAGAAGAGAGACTGTTGAAGTCGCTTCTTTTTTAACGAGACATCATTTAGCGGCAGATTTTTACCATGCAGGAATTGAGAAGGCCGACCGCTTCCGCAAGCAGGACGAGTGGAAAAAAAATAAAATAAGGGTGATGGTGGCAACCAATGCTTTTGGGATGGGGATCGATAAGCCGGATGTGCGCTTTGTGGTACACCTGGATCTACCGGAAAGTCTGGAAGCTTATTATCAGGAAGCCGGCAGGGCAGGGCGTGATGAGCAAAAAGCCTACGCGGTATTGCTGGCCAATAAATCCGACCAGGCTTCATTAAAAGCCAAATATGCAGATCATTTTCCCAGTGTAGAGGATATCAAAAAGACTTACCATTATCTTGGAAATTATTTCCAGCTCGCCTTTGGTGCTGGAGAAGGACTGACTTTTAATTTTGATCTTGCTGATTTCTGCAAGCGTTTTAATGTAGGCGTGATCAAGACCATGGCCGCACTTAAGTTTCTGGAGCATGATGGTTACCTGACGCTTTCTGAAAACATCTTTTTGCCTTCCAGGGTGTTGTTTACTGCTGCTCATGAAGATGTTTATCGTTTTCAAATAGAAAATGCAGGATATGATCCGCTGATCAAAGCGATCCTGCGTTCTTATGGGGGCGCCTTTGATCAGTATGTGAGAATTGAAGAAAATGAGCTGGCTAAGAAAGTTGGACTCTCTTACAGCACGGCAAAGAAGATGATCAGTAACCTGGAAGAACAGGGTTTATTGTCTTATCTGCCACAATCGGATCAGCCTCAGCTCCAATATATCCGCCCAAGAGTAGATTTTGTGCACATGGATATTGATGTGAAATACATCAAACTGAGAAAGAAAATCCAGCTGGATCAGATCAATTCAGTATTGGCTTATACCGATACTAAGGAATGCAGGAGTGTGCAGCTGCTGCGTTATTTTGATGAGCCAGATGCCGATAAATGCGGTGTTTGCGACGTTTGTCTGGAAGAAAAAAAAGCAGATGATCAGGATTTACGCTTCGACCGGATTGATTTTGAACTGGTCACTTTACTGCAAACGAAAGCACAGTCTATTGAGGATCTGGTGACCGGCATCAAAACCGGCAATGAAAATGATCGGTTAGGACGTATCCGTGAATTGCTGGATGCCGGAAAAATTAAAACAGATGGTAAAAACTATTATTTGTAA
- a CDS encoding RagB/SusD family nutrient uptake outer membrane protein, which translates to MKTIYKTVLLLAVPVLMTSFAGCKKFLDTKSSTATSDGAVLKNVTQLNMVLTSAYKKLYFNNGGADRAYSGLAGLQMYVDLGGADILSHTNMGGNQVISYTYEPTRTQITGNSDAIWSMMYKTINEVNAIITALPTADGGPELKQQIMGQAKAIRGICYFHLIQNYQQTYMLAKNKPGVILRLSSTDPESMPRSTVEACYQQILADLKEAKGLLANYERPNKWTIDKNVISGQLARVYLVMNDWPNALAEATTAYNAYSQLMTRDQYRSGFDKVITNGYPEIMWAMKYTDTDNIGGSTQFNFWYNQDESYGEGFTDGPIYAFLSFFADGKYEQLFEKTEDRYQFWKRTKNASQEWSTKWAYNKYKHYGDANGAVQGNTRPEVSLMRGSEMLLIMAEAAANSGGDGLTYLNRLQRARGVVNVTTAAAGPTLLEAIYVERRKELLCEGVTGFYDLLRLQKPLLRYQETATYKEGHYTWGVNQLNGYVASATNPTGTLPSNDYRFICQIPQLEMANNEALKPADQNPYSGQ; encoded by the coding sequence ATGAAAACAATATATAAAACAGTCTTATTGCTGGCAGTACCCGTTTTAATGACAAGCTTCGCCGGCTGTAAAAAATTCCTGGACACAAAATCATCAACCGCTACCTCTGATGGGGCAGTGCTTAAAAATGTGACCCAGCTGAATATGGTGCTGACCTCAGCCTATAAAAAACTGTATTTTAACAATGGCGGGGCCGATAGGGCTTATTCAGGTCTGGCAGGATTACAGATGTATGTAGATCTGGGCGGTGCTGATATCCTGAGCCACACCAATATGGGTGGCAATCAGGTGATTTCCTATACTTATGAGCCTACCAGGACGCAGATTACCGGTAATTCAGATGCGATCTGGTCTATGATGTATAAAACCATTAACGAGGTCAATGCGATTATTACTGCCTTACCAACTGCAGATGGCGGTCCGGAATTGAAACAGCAGATTATGGGACAGGCAAAAGCCATTCGTGGCATCTGTTATTTCCACCTGATCCAAAACTATCAGCAAACGTATATGCTGGCAAAAAATAAACCAGGGGTGATCCTGAGGTTATCTTCTACCGATCCGGAAAGTATGCCGCGTTCTACTGTAGAAGCCTGCTACCAACAGATCCTGGCTGACTTGAAAGAGGCAAAAGGACTACTTGCCAATTATGAGCGTCCGAACAAATGGACAATTGATAAAAATGTGATTTCAGGACAATTGGCCAGAGTGTATCTGGTGATGAACGATTGGCCAAATGCGCTTGCCGAAGCAACAACTGCTTACAATGCTTACAGTCAGTTGATGACTCGTGATCAATATAGAAGTGGTTTCGATAAGGTGATCACCAATGGTTACCCAGAGATCATGTGGGCCATGAAATACACGGATACGGATAATATTGGCGGAAGCACCCAGTTTAACTTCTGGTACAACCAGGATGAAAGCTATGGTGAAGGTTTTACAGATGGACCAATTTACGCCTTCCTGAGTTTTTTCGCAGACGGCAAGTATGAGCAGCTGTTTGAAAAGACAGAAGACAGGTACCAGTTCTGGAAGCGTACTAAGAATGCTTCTCAGGAATGGTCTACAAAATGGGCGTATAACAAATACAAACATTATGGCGATGCGAATGGTGCGGTACAGGGAAATACGCGTCCGGAAGTTTCCTTGATGAGAGGTTCTGAAATGCTGTTGATCATGGCGGAAGCTGCGGCTAATTCTGGTGGAGATGGTTTGACTTACTTAAACCGTTTGCAAAGAGCAAGAGGAGTGGTCAATGTGACTACTGCCGCTGCTGGTCCAACATTACTGGAAGCCATTTATGTAGAAAGACGCAAGGAATTACTTTGTGAAGGGGTGACCGGTTTTTATGACCTGCTGCGCCTGCAGAAACCATTGCTTCGTTACCAGGAAACTGCCACTTATAAAGAAGGACATTATACCTGGGGTGTAAACCAATTGAATGGTTATGTGGCTTCAGCAACAAACCCTACGGGTACATTGCCATCAAATGATTACCGCTTTATCTGTCAGATTCCACAATTGGAAATGGCCAATAATGAGGCACTTAAACCTGCTGATCAGAATCCTTATTCAGGACAATAG
- a CDS encoding SusC/RagA family TonB-linked outer membrane protein has product MRIKLMVVLLTSAILQVSASTYGQNVTLKHERVKLAAVLNEIRKQSGVDFVYSDKIIALSKPVSINVENVSLEAALEECFRNQPVTFTIDHKMVTIIKRPAAVLRMDQLIIARLSGVVKDTDGNPLPGASIAIKGTTKHVITDAEGRFVLDGAQKGDIIVVTYVGFVSQEVVWNGEGQLNVKLASQEQGLDDVIVVAYGTAKKSTFTGSVAVISGEKLAKVPGSSFTESLQGMGSGVNVVNNEGNPGGNTRIQIRGISSMSGASKPLYVLDGMPYDGELNSISPSDIESISVLKDAAASSLYGSRASDGVVMITTKKGKSDIPKINFRSAWGTSDNAIGNPVKADPAQQLLYTWEGMYNDQFYKYGMTKADAGNWASNNVLGKILKAVTNSAGQSSYVSPFKHINENYVLHDGNGNPYLNPNLQMVWDPSDYDVNGAVYSRKLRQDYGLDVSGASSNGKTNYLISGSYLDDKGYASNQYFKRYTFRTNVTTQATDWLQLGGSIAYSSSRQNTSGSMRAQIFTTTMSSPWLRNIDNTDWVYSEKTGKRMFDYGSYVNNFFGIHPMNNGGDYWNNPNDEDFNNNQASLVSTRFFANVKLPFDLNFKSSLGIDNSSTKYFLYGSAVHGSGQMAPYGLTVLTSGGNATRSNADITSLTWNNILTWNKKFGDHSFSALAGQELYNYNYLYNTAYGEGIMQIGQYELSSTTRNWSNGSQKDRYGLFSFLGKVDYDFQNKYYLSSSIRSDGSSRFHPDNRWGYFYSVGASWRMSNENFIKDTEWINNLSLRASYGTNGNDKLTTRNADGSPGSETLYAYEGVYEDDPMYGNPGLRPSTIATPELRWESNKLLNVALDFNIFKTITGTVEYYTRNSSGLLYQKPLPLSAQAGAIIGKNTNLGNIRNSGFEVSLGAELIRSKDFGWRIDANISTLKNEVTYLPGGAFTFANRAATYKLEEGHSVYDFFMVKNAGVNPDNGNMRYLVKDGAGGWKTTENYAEVTTADYQYGGSALPKAYGSFTNSFDYGGFDLSIMFYYSLGGKMFDYGYIERTALRGGVGVIPDLVADRWKNPGDQAMFPKWSNDNYADTRRASDFYVFNNSYLRLRNLTLGFTLPKELSKKLGMTSARIYLTGNNLLTFGSAKNRYSDPETGVLGNNYNGNADTDNGVQGSRRIYMGGIQVSF; this is encoded by the coding sequence ATGAGAATTAAACTGATGGTCGTCTTGTTAACTTCTGCTATTCTACAGGTAAGTGCGAGTACTTATGGGCAGAATGTGACGCTTAAACACGAGCGGGTGAAGTTGGCGGCGGTATTGAACGAGATTAGAAAACAGAGCGGCGTTGATTTCGTGTATAGCGATAAAATCATCGCCTTGTCTAAACCAGTGAGCATCAATGTAGAAAATGTGAGTCTTGAAGCGGCGCTGGAAGAGTGTTTTAGAAACCAGCCGGTTACCTTCACGATTGACCATAAGATGGTGACGATCATCAAGCGGCCAGCTGCTGTGCTGCGGATGGATCAGTTGATTATCGCGAGATTAAGCGGCGTAGTAAAAGATACTGATGGAAATCCTTTACCAGGCGCTTCGATTGCCATCAAAGGGACTACTAAGCACGTTATTACAGATGCAGAGGGTAGATTTGTATTGGATGGGGCACAGAAAGGCGATATTATTGTGGTTACCTATGTAGGTTTCGTTTCGCAGGAAGTAGTTTGGAATGGCGAGGGACAGTTGAATGTGAAACTCGCTAGCCAGGAGCAAGGGCTGGATGATGTGATTGTGGTAGCTTATGGCACTGCAAAAAAATCAACCTTCACAGGATCTGTTGCGGTGATCAGCGGAGAGAAACTGGCAAAAGTTCCAGGTTCTAGTTTTACGGAATCTTTACAGGGAATGGGAAGCGGTGTCAATGTAGTGAATAACGAAGGTAATCCTGGAGGAAATACCCGTATTCAGATCCGCGGGATCAGCTCTATGAGCGGTGCATCTAAACCATTATATGTACTGGATGGTATGCCTTACGATGGAGAATTGAATTCCATTTCACCGAGTGATATCGAGTCGATCTCTGTATTAAAAGATGCTGCGGCCTCCTCACTTTACGGTTCACGTGCCTCTGATGGGGTCGTGATGATCACCACAAAAAAAGGAAAATCAGACATTCCAAAAATCAATTTCCGCTCTGCCTGGGGAACCTCAGACAATGCGATTGGAAATCCGGTGAAGGCAGATCCAGCACAGCAATTGCTGTATACCTGGGAAGGAATGTACAACGATCAGTTTTATAAATACGGAATGACGAAGGCTGATGCTGGAAACTGGGCATCGAACAATGTACTGGGTAAAATCTTAAAAGCAGTGACCAATTCTGCCGGACAATCAAGCTATGTATCTCCTTTTAAGCACATCAATGAAAACTATGTACTGCATGATGGCAATGGAAATCCATACCTGAACCCTAACCTGCAAATGGTATGGGATCCTTCAGATTATGATGTGAATGGGGCAGTATATTCCCGTAAACTGCGTCAGGATTATGGTCTTGATGTGAGTGGAGCCAGCAGCAATGGGAAGACAAATTACCTGATTTCAGGTTCTTACCTTGATGATAAAGGTTATGCGAGCAACCAGTATTTCAAACGCTACACCTTTAGAACAAATGTGACCACACAGGCGACAGACTGGTTGCAGCTGGGTGGAAGTATCGCTTACAGCAGTTCAAGACAGAATACTTCGGGTTCGATGCGTGCGCAGATTTTCACGACTACCATGTCTTCACCATGGTTGAGAAATATTGACAATACCGATTGGGTGTATTCTGAGAAAACCGGTAAAAGAATGTTCGATTATGGTTCTTATGTCAATAACTTCTTCGGTATCCACCCAATGAACAATGGCGGTGATTATTGGAACAATCCAAATGATGAAGATTTCAATAACAATCAGGCTAGCCTGGTTTCCACCCGCTTTTTTGCAAATGTTAAACTTCCTTTTGACCTGAATTTTAAATCCAGTTTAGGGATCGACAATAGCAGTACCAAGTACTTTTTATATGGTTCTGCCGTTCATGGCTCGGGACAGATGGCGCCTTATGGACTAACCGTACTCACCTCTGGTGGTAATGCAACCAGAAGCAATGCTGACATTACTTCTTTAACCTGGAATAACATATTGACTTGGAATAAAAAGTTTGGCGATCATAGTTTCAGCGCTTTAGCCGGACAGGAATTGTACAATTACAATTACTTATACAACACTGCTTATGGAGAGGGGATCATGCAGATTGGTCAGTATGAGCTGAGCTCCACCACTAGAAACTGGAGTAATGGTTCTCAAAAAGACCGTTATGGATTATTTTCATTCCTTGGTAAGGTAGATTATGACTTCCAGAACAAATATTACCTATCGTCCTCTATTAGAAGTGATGGTTCATCTCGTTTTCATCCTGACAACCGCTGGGGGTATTTCTACTCGGTAGGTGCTTCATGGAGAATGTCTAATGAAAACTTCATTAAGGATACAGAATGGATCAATAACTTATCGCTTCGCGCTAGTTATGGTACCAATGGAAATGATAAATTGACCACCAGAAATGCAGATGGTAGTCCGGGTTCTGAAACACTGTACGCTTACGAAGGGGTATATGAAGATGATCCTATGTACGGAAACCCTGGATTACGTCCTTCAACCATAGCTACACCAGAACTAAGATGGGAGAGCAATAAACTCCTGAATGTAGCCCTTGATTTCAATATCTTTAAAACCATTACCGGTACAGTAGAATATTATACCCGTAATTCATCGGGTTTGTTGTATCAGAAACCATTGCCACTATCTGCACAAGCAGGTGCTATCATAGGAAAAAACACCAATTTGGGCAATATTCGCAATAGTGGTTTTGAAGTAAGTCTGGGTGCGGAGCTGATCCGTAGCAAAGATTTCGGCTGGAGAATTGATGCCAATATCTCTACCCTGAAAAATGAAGTAACCTACCTTCCTGGCGGTGCATTTACTTTCGCCAACCGTGCCGCAACTTATAAACTGGAAGAAGGACATTCTGTTTACGACTTCTTTATGGTGAAAAATGCAGGTGTGAATCCTGATAATGGAAATATGCGTTACTTGGTTAAGGATGGTGCCGGAGGTTGGAAAACTACCGAGAACTATGCTGAAGTAACCACAGCTGATTATCAATATGGCGGATCGGCATTGCCTAAAGCTTATGGATCATTTACCAATAGCTTTGATTACGGTGGATTTGACCTGTCGATCATGTTCTACTACTCTCTGGGCGGTAAAATGTTCGATTATGGTTATATAGAGCGTACCGCATTGCGTGGTGGAGTAGGTGTGATTCCAGACCTGGTAGCAGACAGGTGGAAAAATCCTGGTGATCAGGCGATGTTCCCAAAATGGTCTAACGACAATTATGCAGATACGCGCAGGGCTTCAGATTTTTATGTGTTCAACAATAGCTATTTACGTCTGAGGAACTTAACGCTAGGCTTTACATTACCTAAAGAACTCAGTAAAAAACTGGGTATGACCTCTGCCCGTATTTACCTGACTGGAAATAACCTGCTGACTTTCGGATCGGCTAAAAACCGTTATTCAGATCCTGAAACAGGAGTATTGGGAAATAATTACAACGGTAATGCGGATACAGATAATGGTGTTCAGGGTTCCAGAAGAATCTATATGGGCGGTATCCAGGTTTCATTTTAA
- a CDS encoding amidohydrolase family protein — MKKTLLPLALVFIFQSAFSQEKKWDIEKYQGPTKTFNIETDEGTWMNLDVSADGKDIVFDLLGDIYSMPISGGNATLLSGGVPWDIQPRFSPNGKYISYTSDKNGADNIWIMNRDGSGKRQVTKETFRLLNNATWTPNSEYLVARKHFTGSRSLGAGEMWMYSMYGGEGVQLTKRKNDQQDAGEPNISPNGRYLYFSEDMAPGPNFEYSKDPNGMIYAIRQLDMVTGKLSNLVAQQGGAARPQISPDGKMMAYVKRVRLKSVLYVQNLRTAEEWPVYEDLSHDQQETWAIFGVYPNFAWTPDNKNIVFYAKGKIKRIELSTLISNDIPFQVNSKQTVQQAVHFPHQVYSNEFDVKMIRQLTTSADGKMVIFNAAGFLYKKDLPDGSPERVTNGVDFEFEPKISNDGKYVIYTTWNDELKGAIKRTDLKSGKTITLTDEKGFYYSPSYSNKGDRIIFRKGIGNDVLGYAYGRGTGIYIMSANGGTKTLISDNGIKPQFNTDDTRIYFQGYENGKKAFKSIDLNGANERTHYTSTYVTQFTPSPDGKWMAFTELFNVYVTPMVTVGTPLELSATNKAIPLTKITKDGGTYIHWSNDSQKLIWTLGDRYFSKDIKSAFSFDDAGIQVAQKPDTVGLPLGLKLKSDRPNGLLALTGARIITMKGDEVIEEGTILVENNKIIAVGKSSEMAVPANAKVIDVTGKTIMPGIVDVHAHLRTSPDGISPQQDWSYMANLAFGVTSSHDPSSNTEMVFSQSEMLKAGRMVGPRLYSTGSILYGADGDFKVVINSLDDALSHLKRLKAVGAFSVKSYNQPRRDQRQQILEAARQLKMEVVPEGGSTFFTNMNMVADGHTGIEHSIPVAPVYKDVTSFWGNTAVGYTPTLIVSYGSQWGENYWYDRTNVWENERLMAFTPRAIIDARARRRTTSEYGDYGHIEVAKATKQIADAGVKVNLGAHGQIQGLGAHWELWMLVQGGMSPLQAIRSGTLNGAAYLGMDKEIGSLEPGKLADLVIMDANPLNDIRNSEKIKYVMINGRIFDSLSMNEIGTREKLRGKFWFETGKGMIYSFPTGVAETYTYTIPNCD, encoded by the coding sequence ATGAAAAAAACTTTACTACCATTAGCTTTGGTATTCATCTTTCAGTCTGCCTTTTCCCAGGAAAAGAAATGGGACATTGAAAAATACCAGGGCCCAACAAAAACCTTCAATATTGAAACCGATGAAGGAACCTGGATGAACCTGGATGTGAGTGCCGATGGTAAAGATATTGTTTTTGACCTGTTGGGAGATATTTACAGCATGCCTATCAGCGGTGGAAATGCTACCCTATTGAGTGGAGGCGTGCCATGGGACATTCAGCCACGCTTTAGTCCGAACGGAAAATACATTTCTTATACCAGTGATAAGAATGGAGCTGATAATATATGGATCATGAACCGCGATGGTTCCGGAAAAAGACAAGTCACCAAAGAAACTTTCCGATTGCTGAATAATGCAACCTGGACACCAAACAGTGAATACCTGGTGGCTCGTAAACACTTTACCGGCTCACGTTCTCTTGGTGCAGGAGAAATGTGGATGTACAGCATGTATGGTGGTGAAGGTGTACAACTGACCAAAAGAAAAAACGACCAGCAGGATGCCGGTGAGCCAAATATCAGCCCGAACGGCAGGTACTTATACTTCTCTGAAGATATGGCTCCTGGACCTAATTTTGAATACAGTAAAGATCCAAACGGGATGATTTACGCCATCCGCCAATTAGATATGGTGACTGGCAAACTCAGCAATCTTGTGGCACAGCAAGGTGGTGCTGCCCGTCCGCAGATCTCTCCGGATGGAAAAATGATGGCTTATGTAAAACGCGTTCGCCTAAAATCTGTCTTATATGTACAGAATTTACGTACCGCCGAAGAATGGCCGGTATATGAAGATCTTTCTCATGACCAGCAGGAAACCTGGGCGATCTTTGGAGTCTATCCAAATTTTGCCTGGACACCAGACAATAAAAACATTGTATTTTACGCTAAAGGAAAAATCAAAAGAATCGAACTGTCCACCTTAATTAGCAACGACATTCCTTTCCAGGTGAATAGTAAGCAGACTGTTCAGCAAGCGGTACATTTCCCGCATCAGGTATACAGCAATGAATTTGATGTAAAAATGATCAGACAGCTGACCACCTCTGCGGATGGAAAAATGGTGATCTTCAATGCTGCAGGATTTCTCTACAAAAAAGACTTACCTGATGGGAGTCCTGAACGTGTCACGAATGGTGTTGATTTTGAGTTTGAACCCAAAATCAGTAACGACGGAAAATACGTGATTTATACCACCTGGAACGATGAGTTAAAAGGTGCGATCAAAAGAACAGACCTGAAATCAGGAAAAACCATCACCCTAACGGATGAAAAAGGATTCTACTACTCTCCATCCTACTCTAACAAAGGAGACCGCATTATTTTCAGAAAAGGAATAGGAAATGATGTATTAGGATATGCTTATGGCAGAGGAACAGGAATCTACATCATGTCGGCGAATGGCGGAACAAAAACCTTAATCTCCGACAATGGTATCAAGCCACAGTTCAATACAGATGATACCCGTATTTATTTCCAGGGTTATGAAAATGGTAAAAAAGCGTTTAAAAGCATCGACCTGAATGGTGCAAATGAGAGAACCCATTACACCTCTACTTATGTCACACAATTTACCCCAAGTCCGGATGGAAAATGGATGGCTTTCACAGAGTTGTTTAATGTTTACGTAACACCAATGGTTACTGTAGGTACTCCACTAGAACTTTCTGCAACAAACAAAGCAATTCCACTGACCAAAATCACTAAAGATGGCGGAACGTATATCCATTGGAGCAATGACTCACAAAAGTTAATATGGACCTTAGGCGATAGATACTTCAGCAAAGATATCAAATCAGCTTTTAGCTTCGATGATGCAGGTATACAAGTCGCTCAAAAACCAGATACTGTTGGTCTTCCTCTAGGCTTAAAATTGAAAAGCGACCGTCCTAATGGTTTGCTGGCGTTAACAGGTGCTAGAATCATCACGATGAAAGGCGATGAAGTAATTGAAGAAGGAACCATTCTCGTAGAAAACAACAAGATTATTGCAGTTGGTAAGTCTTCGGAAATGGCCGTTCCTGCGAATGCTAAGGTAATTGATGTGACCGGCAAAACGATTATGCCAGGGATCGTGGATGTACATGCACACTTAAGAACAAGTCCTGATGGGATTTCACCGCAGCAGGATTGGTCCTATATGGCCAACCTTGCTTTCGGGGTAACTTCCTCTCATGACCCTTCCAGCAATACAGAAATGGTATTCAGCCAGTCGGAAATGTTGAAAGCAGGCAGAATGGTTGGTCCTCGTTTATACTCTACAGGTTCTATTTTATACGGTGCTGATGGCGATTTTAAAGTCGTGATCAACAGCCTTGATGATGCACTATCTCACCTGAAGAGATTAAAAGCAGTGGGTGCGTTTTCAGTAAAATCTTACAATCAACCAAGAAGAGATCAGCGTCAGCAGATACTTGAAGCAGCCCGACAATTGAAAATGGAAGTGGTGCCTGAAGGTGGATCTACGTTTTTCACCAATATGAACATGGTGGCTGATGGTCATACCGGAATTGAGCATAGCATTCCTGTAGCACCAGTTTATAAAGACGTCACTTCTTTCTGGGGCAATACCGCAGTTGGTTATACACCAACACTGATCGTAAGTTACGGTAGTCAGTGGGGAGAAAACTACTGGTACGATAGAACCAATGTTTGGGAAAATGAGCGATTGATGGCTTTCACCCCACGTGCGATTATTGATGCACGAGCCAGAAGACGAACAACTTCTGAATATGGAGATTACGGACATATTGAAGTGGCCAAGGCAACTAAACAAATTGCCGATGCAGGCGTAAAAGTAAACCTGGGTGCTCACGGTCAGATTCAAGGGCTAGGTGCACATTGGGAACTGTGGATGCTGGTACAAGGCGGAATGTCGCCATTACAAGCCATCCGAAGCGGTACTTTAAACGGCGCAGCATACTTAGGTATGGATAAAGAAATCGGTTCTCTGGAGCCAGGAAAACTAGCGGATTTAGTGATCATGGATGCCAATCCTTTGAACGACATCAGAAACTCTGAAAAGATTAAATATGTAATGATCAACGGCCGTATTTTCGACAGTCTTTCGATGAATGAGATCGGTACCAGAGAAAAGCTTCGCGGCAAGTTCTGGTTTGAGACTGGAAAAGGAATGATTTACAGCTTCCCAACAGGAGTTGCAGAAACTTATACTTATACCATTCCAAACTGCGATTAA